Proteins encoded within one genomic window of Chlorobaculum sp. MV4-Y:
- the gatB gene encoding Asp-tRNA(Asn)/Glu-tRNA(Gln) amidotransferase subunit GatB translates to MNYEIVVGLEVHCQLNTESKAFCGCSAKFGKSANTNVCPVCLALPGALPVLNARVVEDAVKLGLATNCTIARHSILARKNYFYPDLPKGYQISQYEEPICSEGMIHIDLEEGRKDIRLVRIHIEEDAGKSIHDIGDDTYIDVNRCGVPLLEIVSYPDMRTPKEASAYLQKLRQIVKYLGISDGNMEEGSLRCDANVSVRPVGATEYGTRTEIKNMNSFRNVERAIEYEAKRHIEVIEGGGTIVQETRLWDADKLETRSMRGKEHAHDYRYFPDPDLVPVLVDDGMMHRMRKELPEFPEDRAARFVFEFGIPAYDAGVLTVEREVADYFEATVNVSGDAKASSNWVMGEVMRTLKEKYLDIHEFAISPERLGGLIKLINAGAISNTIAKQVFEIMQEDEATAEAIVEREGLAQVSDKGAIEAAIREILDANQKQLEQYRSGKAQLFGFFVGQCMQKMKGKANPKVVNDMLKSMLEG, encoded by the coding sequence ATGAACTATGAAATTGTCGTGGGCCTTGAGGTCCACTGTCAGCTCAATACCGAAAGCAAGGCATTCTGCGGCTGCTCCGCCAAGTTCGGCAAATCGGCTAACACCAACGTCTGTCCGGTCTGCCTGGCACTCCCCGGCGCGCTGCCGGTGCTGAACGCCCGCGTGGTCGAGGACGCCGTCAAGCTCGGCCTGGCCACCAACTGCACCATCGCCCGCCACTCGATTCTTGCGCGCAAAAACTACTTCTATCCCGACCTTCCGAAGGGCTACCAGATTTCGCAGTACGAGGAGCCGATCTGCTCGGAGGGGATGATCCACATCGATCTCGAAGAGGGGCGCAAGGATATTCGCCTTGTTCGAATCCACATCGAGGAGGATGCGGGCAAGTCGATCCACGACATCGGCGACGACACCTACATCGACGTGAACCGCTGCGGCGTGCCGCTGCTGGAGATCGTGAGCTACCCCGACATGCGCACGCCGAAGGAGGCCTCGGCCTACCTGCAGAAGCTGCGCCAGATCGTCAAATACCTCGGCATCTCCGACGGCAACATGGAGGAGGGCAGCCTGCGCTGCGACGCCAACGTGTCGGTCAGGCCGGTGGGCGCGACCGAGTACGGCACCCGCACAGAGATCAAGAACATGAACTCGTTCCGCAACGTCGAGCGCGCCATCGAGTACGAAGCCAAGCGCCACATCGAGGTGATCGAGGGCGGCGGCACGATCGTGCAGGAGACGCGCCTGTGGGACGCCGACAAGCTTGAAACCCGCTCGATGCGCGGCAAGGAGCACGCCCACGACTACCGCTATTTCCCCGATCCGGACCTCGTGCCGGTGCTCGTGGATGACGGCATGATGCACCGGATGCGCAAGGAGCTGCCGGAGTTTCCGGAAGATCGCGCAGCGCGTTTCGTCTTCGAGTTCGGCATTCCGGCCTACGACGCTGGCGTGCTGACCGTGGAGCGTGAAGTCGCCGATTATTTCGAGGCGACCGTGAACGTGTCGGGCGACGCCAAGGCTTCATCGAACTGGGTGATGGGCGAGGTGATGCGCACGCTGAAGGAGAAGTATCTCGATATTCACGAGTTCGCCATTTCGCCAGAGCGTCTTGGCGGCCTGATCAAGCTCATCAATGCGGGCGCGATCAGCAACACCATCGCCAAGCAGGTGTTCGAGATCATGCAAGAGGACGAAGCGACGGCGGAAGCGATTGTCGAGCGCGAGGGGCTGGCGCAGGTTTCGGACAAGGGAGCCATCGAGGCAGCTATCAGGGAGATTCTCGACGCGAACCAGAAGCAGCTCGAACAGTACCGCAGCGGCAAAGCGCAGCTATTCGGTTTCTTCGTCGGTCAGTGCATGCAGAAGATGAAGGGCAAGGCAAACCCGAAGGTGGTGAACGACATGCTCAAGTCGATGCTGGAGGGGTGA